The Arachis ipaensis cultivar K30076 chromosome B05, Araip1.1, whole genome shotgun sequence nucleotide sequence NNNNNNNNNNNNNNNNNNNNNNNNNNNNNNNNNNNNNNNNNNNNNNNNNNNNNNNNNNNNNNNNNNNNNNNNNNNNNNNNNNNNNNNNNNNNNAAAGTAACATATAATATCATTTCGTAATCAAATAAGTGTTTAATCAGAGAATTgaatatttatataataatatgacaaaataaattaaagtttgaGTTTAACCATAGCAAGCGCTCAAGTTTAAATTttgataaattaatttatttttgttaaagtgAATTACgcaataaaaaaattcataaaaaatttatatattaaagtagaaaacaatttatttataaatacaaaattaaaaaaattattcttaaaaGTCGAATATGCaggtaaaaaataaattataacttgcaAAAATTATCTCtagaatttattataataaataataaaactataaaaattatgtatctatataaattaaattatattaaattataaaatatttagatATTTAATCAACCTAATTAATTAGTTTGTAACTAATttgatttaataatttaaaaaaattgaataatccatTTTAGAAATATACCAATCTAAATAATATAGAttgaagataagaaaaatataacTAAATTATATAATACAACATTCTATTCCTAAAATTTGTTTTATAGCAGATTTAATGCCAAAATATTTATCATCATCTGTGATATAatctaattttacaattatttaaacgttgtttttataaaaaaatcgtattatttattttgaaaaaaatatttacgcactattataatttaaatagaatataaaatagatattaaaccAATTTCTATTAATAATTACTCAGTCACAAATATTCATCAAGAACATGCGATTTAAGAGCATATAAATTTTTTCTGAATTTTTATTGCTTGTTGGTTGTTAATTTTTACGTAATTACTTAATAATTTCTGCCTATAAAACTATCAACTACCtaatattatgatttaattaataaaaatgatgacattaatattttttcataagtcttgttattatttataaatagAAAATAGCCATGAATAAATTTATTTCCTTAATGAATGTTAATTTTGTTGTCAAATTCTAtattacctttaaaattttagcgtaattgagtctaatttctacattttgaaatgaatttacgcaaaaaaattaatatgtaaatcacattattattacaaaattacttttttaatataattagtaGTGCTTATTTGAACCATTAAATTTACCTTCTAATGATATTAAAATcaacctattttattatcttgtaccttcaaagaatttacacgactgacataaaaatataacaattgaaaaaaaattcattacaatAGTTATATTCATTTATTCATTGGCCTTCCGAGTCAACATAAAAACTACGAGTCAATAGGTATattcattttaataaatattcttctctttaatactataaaaaaatacattggCCATTTTAAATTGCTACAGGTCAACTTCTATCCACAGTAGTAGAATGCTTAAATTAAGATATATTCATCAAATAAACAATCAGTAAAACACTCATCAGTACTTTCTCATTTTGGatacatttatatataaaataaattatacataaagaaaaaaaaaagaagaaaagaagagttgaaataacAAGAGCGATAAAAATTACGATTCtataattttgtgtggccatctatatatagtagaccagacaactatgattatctaacaaaattaatttgtatttattgcacCCATCTTGAATAAGtaagaaattatcttattttaatttaatccttaattcacatgatttgaatttagctcaatatatattatttgatttgatttgatttaattattagttgaaaatatctcagttgcctattttattcataaatttattattttaatgactaataaattaatcaaattaattaattaatacacacaataaatttggtttaataaattaaaagaaataaattaaaaaatactaacagaatattaaaataaataaattaaaaaatactaccaaattaaattgatataaattataataaattatataatatttaaatatctaatcaaatcaattagttgatatagttaatTTATCGTAATAACTTATATTtaatacattaaaaaaataaattaaaaaacacTTTCAGAAACATGTCACGTCAGCTCCATCGTTAAGTGTAgaaattcaatttttatataatagaatagaaccCACAGCCCCTAATGACCTCACTGTTTTATGGAGGGGACAAAAATGGTTCAATGGATTGGGCAGCTGTGAATGAGAATATTCTTTCTTTCAAGATAAGATTCGGCCGACGGATCGGATAACTCCAATGAGTGGACACTCCTCACTCCTCAGGCTTCCTAATGGTCAAAATTGCTATTACCTCATTGTTAAAAACTGGTTCAAAATTGGAAAATTCGTCATATTTTAATGTGTTGATCTGATGCAGACCCCTGTTTTAACAATTGTTCGAACCAGCTAATCATCGATCTCTGTCTGTAACTAATTTGAATAATGGTACGTAGATAGTAAATTAATATGATGAGAAATTCTTTAGTGGACCAAATAGTACAACATCATGATCATATGGATAATAATGAAAGCAAAGGGAAAAtgcaaacaaaaattaaagaagcGGAATGGACATACTCAtacaaatacaaatacacatACTCAATCTAAAATAAAAGAAGCCATGCGATCTGTGATTTTCTTGGCTTTCTCAGTTTCAGGATGGAAGATGTGATAAACATGGTCCTCGCCTGCCTCTTCAAAGAGCTCCGATTTACCTTTCCACCCACTCTTGTTGAGACCCTCAAAGAACCAAACCCCTCTGTCCCTTATGGAATCATTGCCAGCGAGACACACTAGTATCTTAGAACACCCAAGGCTAGCCAAGCTGGGAGCCCCAGGAGCAAAGGGATTCACCATAGGGTTGTTGATTCCACCTGGCGCATTCGGGTAAACAAAATCCCAAACAATATAACCCAAACTCTTTTCATGCTCGCTCACAGACTCAGATCCAATTGCCTCTGAACTGTAGAAGTAAGGGTGCACATAAATAGCGCCTAGAAGATTCACATTGCCACCCTCTTCTAGAGCTTCAGAACCAGCGCGCATGGCCACGTTATGCACGATGTTGCCACCAGCACTGTCGCCGCCTATGAAGATTCTGGAGAAGTCACCGTAATCGATCAGCCATGGCTCAGTAGTGTTATTAGAGGAGTGAGAAGCGACCCACTGAAGAGCGGCGAAGCAATCATCGTAAGCGGCGGGGAGATAGTGCTCCGGGGCGAGTCTGTACTCGACGGAAACCACTAGCACGGGGAGTCGAGAGACGAAGGTGTTGAAGTAGTTGTGGTAGAGTTCAGAGAAGGCGGATTCGAAGAAGAAGCCACCGCCATGGAAGTAGACCAAGATTGGGAGTTTGTGGGTTTGAGGAAGGGGTTTTGGAAGGTAGAGACGCGCAGAGATGGATGGGTTTTGTGAGATGATTATGTCTTTGGATGAGACATGAGGAGTTCCATCAAGAGAGGGTGCCGCGTATGGGGTTTGTCGTGGCCGATCTACTGTTCCGTCTTTGTACAGAGTGATGTATGTTGGGATCTCCTTCTCAATCTCCTTCGAAGCCATGAATGAACTGAATTCAGTTACTTGGTCACTCTGATCTCTGATTTATTAGTTAGGTTGCTGAACTATCTAGATATCTAGCTGCCATTATTGACTTTGGAATTTGGACACCACTTTATATATCATTCTTACCTAATAAAGTAGTACCTCAAATAATCCTTATAAGttagtttattagtttatttaaataaatattaaaaatttaaattttattttttatatatataataatttattatctaataaattataatttaaatgatataattttttatatttatttaaaaattataaatttgagttttatttttaactttaaaNNNNNNNNNNNNNNNNNNNNNNNNNNNNNNNNNNNNNNNNNNNNNNNNNNNNNNNNNNNNNNNNNNNNNNNNNNNNNNNNNNNNNNNNNNNNNNNNNNNNNNNNNNNNNNNNNNNNNNNNNNNNNNNNNNNNNNNNNNNNNNNNNNNNNNNNNNNNNNNNNNNNNNNNNNNNNNNNNNNNNNNNNNNNNNNNNNNNNNNNNNNNNNNNNNNNNNNNNNNNNNNNNNNNNNNNNNNNNNNNNNNNNNNNNNNNNNNNNNNNNNNNNNNNNNNNNNNNNNNNNNNNNNNNNNNNNNNNNNNNNNNNNNNNNNNNNNNNNNNNNNNNNNAATTGTGCCTAACTTACCTAAAAAGACAAAtagataatatttaataaattttaaatattttattttttgttttaaatattttattttttaccttTAAAAATAAGTTAGACAATTTAGACACTATAATAAAAAGGTACTATAGAACTCACCAAAAAAAATTTAggacaacaaatcaaatcaaacaaagagagAATAAGGGTGGGACTAAGCTAGTAAGCTACTATTCCGCATCTCATTTTAAGCAATAATTGTTggcaaatatatatattttttattactgGGGTAACGTGTTACAAAGAAACAAACGCAATGAATGAAGCCCAATATTTAAGAAATAAATATATTCTTTTCAAACCTTGAGGAATTCTCCTGTCGAAAAAAAGTTTGAGGTATAAAGTAGGTTTTTGGAGCAGAACCTTGAGGGATACTCGCGAGTAATTAAAAGCAATTATGGGCTTTGGAGAATATATAGGCCCATCATTCATAAGGCAATGGAGAATCCAATTCCTTCTGCTAGGATTGCTGCCTCGctagttttaatttttaaatgaagCATACTTGTGGCCGAGGCATGTGATGTAGTGACAAAAATATTTGTCTCAAATTAAAGCTACAGGTTCGAATTCTAGCAGTGGTGGTGAGGTTAGTGTATGTGTGTGTGAATAAAGAAAGAGTAAAAGTTTGTATTTGAAGCTTTTAAATGCGAAGAaagagaaattttttttcttttattggtttttgttttattttaggtTAAATTTAGTAGTATTTTAATATTGGGTCAtcaaaacacatttttttttagTGTGGCAAACCCATTTTAAGttggaattaatttttatttaaaattttaataggtTAAAATTAAAAACTGTAGCGACAGTAATAAATCAAacgaaaaaatataattttatgattttttatttaaaatttgtttggattaagaattttttgttttattatttttgttttgggctattttattttaaaattgataTTGAACTattataataaaaacataaaagataaaaaaaattaataaaataagaatatccttttaaatttaattttaaaagactaaaatatcatttaaaattaagattatttaatttgaattaaaaatataatttaattttaaagaagaaacatatattttaagttaatttttaaaTACACAAATGtccttttaaaattaaagttgtttgattgttttaaatattacaaatttatatttgaatttaaaataataaaattaccaCTTTtgagaattaattttaaaaaacatatttaaagatttattaaaaagacaaaaaaacCCTTTTAATATTAATGTGTTTAAAAggcatttaaaataataatattatttttttctattactTCAAGTcgttaatttcatttttatttattttttgtatttttctaaaaTCGTTAATCATAATTTTTTGTGAGATTAACAATCCTCATATTGCATTACACTAAATTAGTGTAATATCAATATATTACACTCCTCTATTTAtaatatccaaaaaaattagtCCCACACATATATGTGGTATtgctttttaaataaatatttttttatcacaaAACTATGTTTCTGTTTTTGTGTTATATTGTATTGTAAATGTTGTTATTGTTTTAAAGTTGTTAGTTGTTGAAAATGAATTtaaaatcaatattttttattatttgtagtAATTTGAGAATTATTATAATAAACAATTCTATTATTTGTGGCTATCGTAGGNNNNNNNNNNNNNNNNNNNNNNNNNNNNNNNNNNNNNNNNNNNNNNNNNNNNNNNNNNNNNNNNNNNNNNNNNNNNNNNNNNNNNNNNNNNNNNNNNNNNNNNNNNNNNNNAATTTTTATtacttaaaaatttatttaaatacatgAATATAAGAGCAtcttcaattgagtggttttatgaaatgaaatgaaactaGTATCATCTTCGAGATACGGTATCACATTGATAGAGAACCAATAAAATTTTATCACTTGTATAATTATATtgatgaaataattaaaaataatataaaattctaaATGAACTAAGACTAAGTATTAGAGAAACAAattttacttttagttttaaATCACTATTTATAATATATGATCTTACAAATATTCTTATAagatccaaaataaaataa carries:
- the LOC107643261 gene encoding 2-hydroxyisoflavanone dehydratase, whose product is MASKEIEKEIPTYITLYKDGTVDRPRQTPYAAPSLDGTPHVSSKDIIISQNPSISARLYLPKPLPQTHKLPILVYFHGGGFFFESAFSELYHNYFNTFVSRLPVLVVSVEYRLAPEHYLPAAYDDCFAALQWVASHSSNNTTEPWLIDYGDFSRIFIGGDSAGGNIVHNVAMRAGSEALEEGGNVNLLGAIYVHPYFYSSEAIGSESVSEHEKSLGYIVWDFVYPNAPGGINNPMVNPFAPGAPSLASLGCSKILVCLAGNDSIRDRGVWFFEGLNKSGWKGKSELFEEAGEDHVYHIFHPETEKAKKITDRMASFILD